The following are encoded together in the Ictalurus punctatus breed USDA103 chromosome 1, Coco_2.0, whole genome shotgun sequence genome:
- the LOC108267963 gene encoding threonine synthase-like 1: MMTRRLFRLLSKTEKLRYHRISNTSAHASLYMLTSCLSTKSFQERNILLMGPPGAGKTSVGRILSHRLRKPVIDIDDDVLEKTWGMTVAEKLAQVGGERFIDEEGRAVCSFSASGCVISLSGSNPLHSDAMRHLKRSGIALYLDADTEDIVERLCRMKVNRIVGQGAGISLREILKYRKQFYEKWLDARVFCGRGDTVGEVAEKVIRVLHKYQDSESETYISTRSQRLASNSDVKFFSDVVVEGLAPDGGLYVPNKGFPKLEPSEWIRLADMSYPERALVILEKCIHPLDIAPSELRLMVNRAYGQNFASKSVAPVKHLAEDQYILELFHGPTASFKDLALQLMPQLFAHCLPQMCNYLILVATSGDTGSAVLSGFSNLRESDRQRIGVLVFFPEQGVSVIQKLQMTGFKGDNTRSVSIFSDFDFCQRTIKRMFGDSTLAGHFAVEYATVLSTANSINWARLLPQVVYHSSAYLDLMRDGVVKFGQPIDVCIPTGNFGNTISAIYAKQLGVPIRDIICASNHNCVVSDFICTGQYDLRGRKLMLSNSPAIDILKSSNLERFLHYASSGDGKLVRDLFVSLEKEQRFTVSEDLLRTIRQDVQAGWCSEDDCLTTIQEVHSKTGYVMDTHTAVAKSVADRLHDKTCPIVLCSTAHFGKFAPAVLKALHCPDVPHEPLEQLDALCGIAGQELMHQSLYESVRERASHSHTVCQPEFSVLTGEVESMIHDSFMKVR, from the coding sequence ATGATGACTAGACGCTTGTTTCGTTTATTGTCCAAAACGGAAAAACTGAGGTACCATCGAATCTCCAATACTTCTGCTCATGCCTCTTTGTACATGTTAACATCATGTCTGTCTACAAAGAGTTTTCAGGAGAGGAACATTCTCCTCATGGGTCCTCCTGGGGCTGGGAAGACGTCAGTGGGACGGATTTTGTCCCACAGACTCAGGAAGCCTGTAATCGATATAGACGATGATGTTCTGGAAAAGACATGGGGGATGACAGTAGCAGAGAAGCTGGCGCAAGTCGGAGGTGAACGTTTTATCGATGAAGAGGGTCGAGCTGTATGCAGCTTCTCAGCCTCTGGATGTGTGATCTCACTTTCAGGCTCGAACCCGCTCCACTCGGATGCCATGCGGCACCTGAAGCGCTCAGGAATCGCTCTCTATTTGGACGCGGACACTGAAGACATTGTGGAGAGGCTGTGCAGAATGAAGGTGAACAGAATTGTAGGTCAGGGTGCTGGCATTTCCTTGAGGGAGATCTTAAAGTACCGAAAGCAGTTTTATGAAAAGTGGTTGGATGCCAGAGTGTTTTGTGGAAGGGGGGACACTGTAGGAGAAGTAGCGGAGAAAGTTATCAGGGTTCTACATAAATATCAGGACTCTGAATCAGAGACCTACATCTCCACCCGAAGCCAGAGACTTGCATCAAACAGTGATGTGAAGTTCTTCAGTGATGTTGTCGTGGAGGGATTAGCTCCCGATGGTGGGCTTTATGTACCTAATAAAGGATTCCCAAAACTGGAACCTTCTGAATGGATAAGATTAGCGGATATGTCTTATCCTGAACGTGCTTTGGTCATACTTGAGAAGTGCATACATCCACTGGATATCGCTCCATCAGAACTTCGCTTGATGGTTAACCGAGCCTATGGGCAGAACTTTGCCAGCAAATCAGTGGCACCTGTTAAGCATCTTGCTGAGGATCAGTACATTCTGGAGCTCTTCCACGGTCCCACTGCTTCTTTTAAAGACCTGGCACTTCAGTTAATGCCACAGCTCTTTGCTCACTGCCTTCCGCAGATGTGCAACTACTTGATCCTTGTGGCCACATCTGGGGACACAGGAAGTGCAGTTCTTAGTGGGTTCAGCAACCTCAGAGAAAGCGACAGGCAGCGTattggtgtgttggtgtttttCCCTGAGCAAGGCGTTAGTGTCATACAGAAACTGCAGATGACTGGATTCAAGGGGGACAACACCAGGTCTGTCAGCATCTTCTCTGACTTTGACTTCTGCCAGAGGACCATCAAGAGGATGTTCGGCGACTCAACGCTGGCTGGCCACTTTGCAGTGGAGTATGCCACTGTTCTTAGCACAGCTAACTCCATCAACTGGGCACGGCTGCTCCCACAGGTGGTCTACCACTCCTCTGCATACCTGGACCTCATGAGAGACGGTGTGGTGAAATTCGGGCAACCCATTGACGTGTGCATCCCAACTGGAAACTTTGGAAACACCATATCTGCAATCTATGCTAAACAACTGGGCGTCCCAATAAGGGACATCATATGTGCCTCTAATCATAACTGTGTAGTCTCTGATTTTATCTGTACTGGTCAGTACGATCTCCGAGGCAGGAAGCTCATGCTATCAAATTCTCCTGCTATTGACATTCTAAAGTCTTCAAATCTCGAACGGTTTTTGCATTATGCATCCAGCGGGGACGGTAAGCTCGTCCGCGACTTGTTTGTAAGCCTTGAGAAAGAGCAGCGCTTTACCGTGTCGGAGGATTTATTACGGACGATACGTCAGGACGTGCAAGCAGGGTGGTGCTCAGAGGACGACTGTCTGACTACGATTCAGGAAGTACACTCCAAAACAGGCTACGTAATGGACACTCACACTGCTGTGGCCAAATCCGTGGCTGACCGGCTGCATGATAAGACGTGTCCAATTGTTCTGTGCTCCACTGCGCATTTTGGGAAGTTTGCTCCAGCTGTTCTTAAAGCTCTACACTGTCCTGACGTCCCACATGAGCCTCTGGAGCAGCTGGACGCACTGTGTGGTATCGCAGGCCAAGAGCTAATGCATCAAAGTCTGTatgagagtgtaagagagagagcaagtcaTTCACATACAGTATGCCAGCCTGAGTTCAGTGTGCTGACAGGCGAGGTGGAATCCATGATTCACGACTCATTTATGAAGGTTAGGTAG